The region ATTTCTGGTAAAGTTTCACCAAGAAGATTCATGTGGTCGTAACCGATATTCGTAATTACCGTTAAAAGAGGATTAATGATATTCGTAGAATCTAAACGTCCACCTAGGCCTGTCTCAAAAACGACAATGTCCACATCCTCTTGATTGCCGAAATAGTAGAATGCCATCGCAGTAATGATTTCAAATTCGGTAGGAGAACCCCACTCTGTAGACTCTAACTCTACGGCTAGAGGATAGATTATATTTGCTAATCTAACAATCTCCTCGTCAGCTATAGGATGACCATTTACACTAATTCTTTCGTTAAAGACTTCAAAGAAAGGTGATGTAAACGTACCAACATTATAGCCAGCACATTCGAGCATATTTCGAAGATAACAAACCGTTGATCCTTTTCCATTAGTACCCGCTACATGGATCGCGTTTATCTTATCATGGGGATGTTCAAGTCGTTCCATCATCCATTCCATCCGTTTTAGACCTGGCTTAATCCCCAGTCTGAGTCTTGAATGGATCCAGCCCAGAGCTTCTTCATAGGTAGTAAACATTTTCATGTCCTCCAAATATTTATCGTTTTTAGTAAAACATACTGAAGACGAATTCTACTAATAGAATTCGTCTCTTCAATACATTTATGACTTTAGTTCTTCAATACGAGCACGAACAGCATCTCTTTTTTCAATATAGTCACTTTCTTTTGCTCGTTCTTCTTCAATTACTTGTGCTGGTGCTTTTTTTACAAAGCCCTCATTACTCAACTTCTTCTGTACACGCTCTACCTCTTTATCAAGCTTTTCTAGCTCTTTATTTAATCTCTTTACCTCTTCATCAATATTGATTAAACCTTCAAGAGGGAGAATAAGCTCTGCTCCAGTTACTACAGCAGTCATTGATTTCTCAGTTGATTGTACAGTTGTCGCAATAATTAACTCACTTGTATTACAAAATCTTTGAAGATAAGAGCGATTCGTTTCTAATTGTTGAAGTATGCTCTCGTCTTTTGCTTTAATTTGTAATTTAATTTGTTTGCTCATTGGTGTATTTACTTCTGCTCGGATATTACGAACTGCACGAATGACATCTACTAATAAACGCATATCACTAGCTGCTTGTTTATCTGTAAACTGTTCATTTACCGTTGGCCACTCTGCTACTGTAATAGACTCACCTTGGTGAGGTAGGTTTTGCCAAATCTCCTCCGTAATGAAAGGCATAAACGGATGTAATAGCCTCATAGTGTTATCTAATACATAAGCAAGTATGGATCTGGTTGTTTTCTTAGCTGATTCATTTTCTCCATAAAGTGGAAGCTTCGCCATTTCAATATACCAATCACAGAAGTCATCCCAGATGAAGTTATATAATAAACGTCCAACTTCACCAAATTCATATTTATCTACAAGCTTTGTTACATTTTCAATTGTCTCATTTAAACGAGTTAAAATCCATTTATCCGCTACAGACTTTTCACCTGTTAAGTCAATTTCATCATAGGCTAAGCCGTCCATGTTCATTAGAGCGAAACGTGATGCATTCCAAATCTTATTGGCAAAGTTCCAAGTTGCTTCAACCTTTTCGATACTAAAACGTAAATCCTGACCTGGTGAACTTCCTGTAGATAAGAAATAACGTAGTGAATCTGCACCGTACTCGGCAATAACTTCCATAGGATCTACACCGTTTCCAAGTGACTTACTCATTTTACGGCCTTCTGCGTCACGAACTAAACCGTGAATTAAAACATCATCGAAAGGTCTTTTTTCTGTAAATTCTAGACCCTGGAAAATCATACGTGATACCCAGAAGAAAATGATATCATACCCAGTAACTAGAACGTTTGTCGGATAGTAACGTTTATAATCAGCTGATTCTACATCTGGCCAACCCATTGTTGAAAATGGCCATAGTGCCGAACTAAACCATGTATCTAGAACATCATTGTCTTGCTCCCAATTTTCGATATCTGTTGGCGGCTCATGATCTACATATACCTCGCCTGTCTCTTTATGGTACCAAGCAGGAATACGATGTCCCCACCAAAGCTGACGAGAGATACACCAATCTCGAATATTTTCCATCCAGCGAAGATATGTTTTTTCAAAACGATCAGGAACAAAATTAACTTTCTCTTCTTTAGATTGTAATTCAATCGCTTTGTCTGCAAGTGGTTGCATTTTTACAAACCATTGAGTAGATAAATAAGGTTCAACTACTGCTCCACTTCTTTCACTATGCCCTACTGAGTGTAAATGATCTTCAATTTTAAACAGTACGCCTGCTTCTTGAAGGTCTTTTACAATCTTTTTACGACACTCAAAGCGGTCTAGGCCTTGATATTCCCCTGCATTGGCATTCATTGTTCCATCTTCATTCATTACCAGAACACGTTCTAGATTATGTCGGTTTCCAATTTCAAAGTCATTTGGATCATGTGCAGGTGTAATTTTTACTGCACCAGAACCAAATTCCATATCAACGTAATCATCCCCAACAATCTCAATTTCACGACCTACAATTGGAAGAATAACCTTTTTACCAATAAGGTGCTTGTAACGCTCATCTTCAGGATGAACTGCGATTGCTGTATCACCAAGCATTGTTTCAGGTCGAGTTGTTGCAACTTCAATATGACCTGATCCATCGGCTAATGGATAGCGCATGTGATAAAAAGCCCCTTGAACATCCTTGTAGATTACCTCTATATCTGAAAGGGCAGTTTTTGTAGCTGGATCCCAGTTAATGATATACTCTCCACGGTAGATTAGACCTTTTTTGTATAAAGAAACGAAAACCTCTCTTACTGCTTTTGATAAGCCTTCATCAAGAGTAAATCGTTCACGTGTATAATCGAGTCCTAAACCTAACTTGGCCCATTGCTCTCTAATATGGCCTGCATATTCTTCCTTCCATTTCCATGATTCTTCTAGGAATTTCTCACGGCCAAGATCATACCGTGATTTTCCTTCCTCACGAAGTTTACCTTCAACCTTTGCTTGAGTCGCAATACCTGCATGGTCCATTCCTGGAAGCCATAATACATCATAGCCCTGCATACGTTTAATTCTGGTAAGTATATCTTGTAAGGTCGTATCCCAAGCATGCCCTAAGTGTAACTTACCTGTTACGTTTGGCGGTGGGATTACAATCGTATAAGGTTCTTTTTGAGGATCATTAGTTGCCTCAAAAAACTTACCCTTAAGCCAATATTCATAGCGATTTGCTTCAATTGTGGTTGGATCATATTTCGTAGACATTGTTTGTTCATTTTCCATCATGCTTCCTCCTTTTAACATTTCAAAAAAATTCCAAAATAAAAAACTCCATTCATCCAATAAAGGACGAAAGGAGTTAATTTCCGCGGTACCACCTTTTTTCTTAAACAATACAAAAAATGTACTATTTAAGCTCTCTAACGATAACGGCTATTGCCGGCTATTACTACTTGAGAAATACTCCAATCATAATAGCTACTCAAGGGCGACCTTCCAATTTAACCATCCTAAGAAATCTCACAGCTAATGATTTCTCTCTCTGAAGGTGTTAACATTGTACTCTTCCCAATCACTGTATGTTTATATAAGAATTTTTCATAACATTAATATCTTTTATATATAGTACCTAAAAAATGTTCGTAACGTCAATAATCTTCTCCAAAATTTTAATATTTTATACTGCAGTATATGAAACATGCTTAAAAATGGAACTTAAATATTTAGTTCAGCATATTTTAGTAATATCAACAGAATGTTTCAATAGGAGGACACTATATGAGAAGACGGTTTAAACATTATTCTTATCCCCCTTGGCTGAGACAAACACGAGCAGTTTGTGTACAGTTTATAATTCCAATAACTATATTCCAAGGTATTCGCACCATACTACTTCCAACAACCTTTGATGTAATTTTACTTGCCATTTTCATTTTATTAGCTGTATCCCTGCATTTGGAATGGCTATAAAAATATCCCATACACTTTTACTATGTATGGGATTGGTTTTCTTCCTGATTCAATTCTAGTTCTTCTTGTGCTTTTCTTCTTCTCTCATCTTCCACAATGGTCGTAAGGAAAAACTCAATATTCTTCATTTGCCAATAAGCTCTTTGAAGAGAGGCAACAAATTGACGCTCACTCATTGAATTTTTACTGTTTTCATATTTATACACACAGCGATAAATAGGTTCAGGGAATGCCATATAGCTTAGAAAAAGAAGGAGCTCTTCTTCCTTTAGTGGATAGTACTTTCTATAAGTAGAAAGCCATTCAAAACAATCGTAGCTTTGTATTGGATAGGTATGGAGGGTCCGATAAAAGAATAGGACAAGATCATTTACTGGGGTTCCTACTTTTGAATCTTCTAGGTTACAAAAGTATCCACTTCCGTTTTTATCAAATAGAAAATGTCTAACAGATACCTTACCATGATTTAATACTGTTCTGTTTTTCTTCGTTTCTTTCATTTGTTCATACCATTCTTCTAACTTCATATAGGCAAAATTACTACCTTGGACAGTATCATGATAAATTGAACAGAATTGCAACTCAAATGGTGACATGTACCATTTATTTTCACACTTTGTGATAAATGATTCTAAAAACTCTTTTCTCCTATCCCACTGTTCGATATGAAAACGATGATGCTCAGAAATTTCTTGCTCTACCACTTCAAACTCTTTAGAAGAATAGGAGTGTAGTCTAGCTAATTCTTTGAAAAGTAACTGATGTCGATCATCCCGCTCTTCTCCCAATTCATTACTATACCATGGCATTAAGTAATGGTATTTATTATCAAATAAAGTTAAAAAATGATTATCAACAGTGGCATGTATTGGAACAATTTTTGTGTAACCACTCTTATATAGTTTACGGATAATTGTTGGAAACTCCAAGGCACGCTTTGCTGAAATCGTTTTTAAAGCAAACACACCGTTTTTGGTGTACACTTTTTTAACCTTACCAAATTCCTCTATAAAATCTGCCTTAAGATTATACCTGTTTAGAATCGGCCCATAATAATTTATTAGATTTTCAGTCATAAGGGCCACACACTCACTTTCTTATAGAATTTTACAAAACTTAGCTTCTAGTAAAGAAAATACGTACCCATTCTAGGTAATGCTTAAATAAAAACAGGTGAGGAGAAAATACTCACTCACGCTGTTTGTTTGTATCATCATCTTTATTTCTTACTTACTGTAACTGGAATGTAAAGTAATTGTCCTTCACTTACATCATGGTTTAAATCGATATCATTTGCTCTTAAAAGATGTTGAACATTTACTTCATATCGTTCAGCAATGATATCTAATGTATCTCCTTGCTGTGCAATACAAATCTTCATCTTTGTAAAATCCTCATCGTCATCACGTGCAAATATTTTAGTTAAGTATAGAGCATTTTCGCTTCTCTTACCTGCTGGTTGTTGCTCTTGTTCACCATCATACGTTGGTGCATCTTTCATATTGGCAGCAACTTTCTCTTTTTCTCTCTCTTGTGGAGCCCAATTTTGGTTATCTTCGGCTCTACTCTTCATCCCAATTTGCATAACCGGTTGTTTAACCTCTTCAACAGCCTCTTCAACTACTTCATTAGCGTCGTCCAGATCCTCATGATAAGCTTCTTTTCTTCCTTCTATTTCAAAAGGAGTGTACAAATCTGATTCTTCTTCTGGTTCCTCATTTTCAGAAGCATCTTCTTGTTCACTAACAACAGGTGAAAGCTCTTCAAGTTCCTCTGTTTCTTGCTCTTCATTTCTTGCGTAAGTAGTATCTTCTTTTTCTTCATTCCATTCCCTAGAAGCAACAAAAGGTGAATGTTCATCCTCGTTACTGCTTAGGTTGTTATCGTTTTCGTTTTCGTTGTTCACTACTTTTGTATCGTAGCGGTCCTCTTGTTCATTTTCCAATGAAGGAACACTTTGCTGACTTCCATAAATTCCACTTATTGATAAATCAGCAACTAATTGTAGACATCCATATCGTGGTAACTCATAATCAAATGAATCAATAGCTACATAAACATCGTCCAGGTTTTGAATTCTGTTTTTCGGTATGGTTACGTCTACAGGGAATCTGTGTTTAAGTTCACTTACTCCATCTTCACGAGTTGTAATCTCATTTACTACTCTTAAGGCAGTATAATCCCTAGGTTCTTCATCCTCTGAACGATTTTCATCTATGCGATATTCCCCTGATAGTTGTAATGCCCCTCGAATCGAAACGTATTGATCATGTTCTTGAATAACAATATCTGGGTCTAGTGTAATTGAAACAAGCTCTGAGACTTCCTGTCCCTTTTGAAACCAGACTGACTCTTCTACAGAAAATCGTAAGCACGATTGATTATCTGATGCCAAAGTCTATTCCTCCTTTCAGTTCCCACACGAAACTTTTTACTATGACAATACAGATTTATGTCCGGAAACTGTGTTTTATGATTAAAATCTAAAGAAAAGAAGCTTTTAATTAAATATTTTTCACTTTGAAATGGACCGTTCCTTTGCGCTGCAGGCACTTGCTTTCCGCGGGGAGGGATTCTAGCCTCCTCGGCTCTTCGCACCTGTGGGGTCTCGAACTTCCCTCTACTTCCCGCAGGAGTCAAGTGCCTTCCGCTCCAATCCACTCTACTCTAGTTATAAGATCCATCATTCTCTATATGAAATACATAAAGCAAAAAAGAGACCGGCCTCTCACTTTGTAAATCTGAGTGAGGAGACTAGTCTCTTATTATTATTTATTGAGTATTGCAAATGAATTTTCAGCTGCTTGAATTGTTTTTTCGATGTCTTCGTCTGTATGGGCAGTTGAGAGGAACATTCCTTCGAATTGGGAAGGTGGAAGGAAGATTCCTTGGTTGGCCATTTCTTTAAAATAGGCTGCGAAGTATTCTAAATTAGATTTCTTCGCTTGATCATAATTCGTTACTTCTTGATCGTTAAAGAAGTATCCTACCATTGAGCCAGCACGGGTAAATGCACAAGGTACATTATATTTTTCCGCTGCGGATTTTAATCCTTCAATTAAGCGGTCTGCTTTTCTTGAGAACTCTTTGTAAGATTCAGGCGTTAACTGGAGTAGCGTCTCATATCCAGCGGTCATTGCTAGAGGATTTCCTGATAATGTTCCTGCCTGATAAATCGGTCCACTTGGTGCCACTTGCTGCATAATCTCAGCTTTACCACCATAAGCTCCCACAGGTAATCCTCCACCAATTACTTTTCCAAGACATGTTAAATCTGGGGTTACTCCGTAGTAGCCCTGTGCACAATGATAATCTACACGGAATCCAGTCATTACCTCGTCAAAAATCAGTAGTGAACCGTATTGCTCAGTAATGCTTCTTAATTCTTCTAAGAATCCAGCTTTTGGTGTAACAACTCCCATATTTCCAGCAACTGGCTCTACAATAATACAAGCTATATCTTCACCATATTGTTCAAATGCATATCTCACGCTTTCTAGGTCGTTATATGGCACGGTTATTGTGTTTTGTGCAACACTTTCTGGGACACCTGGACTATCTGGTAATCCTAGTGTTGCTACACCTGAACCAGCTTTAATTAATAAAGAATCACCATGTCCATGGTAACACCCTTCAAATTTCATGATCTTGTTTCGTTTAGTATAACCTCTAGCTAAACGTAAAGCACTCATCGTAGCTTCAGTACCCGAACTTACCATTCTCACAACTTCAATAGATGGTACACGTTCAATCACTAGCTTTGCCATTTCATTTTCAATTAAAGTAGGTGCACCGAAGCTTGTCCCACGTTCCGTTACCTTTTTGATTGCTTCAACGACCCTAGGATTAGAGTGTCCATGAATGAGTGGACCCCATGACAAAACATAATCTATGTATTCATTACCATCAATATCGTATATCTTCGAACCTTCACCACGTTCAATAAAAATCGGATCCATATTTACTTGCTTAAATGCACGGACAGGACTGTTTACACCACCTGGCATTAACTTTCCTGCTTCCTTAAAAGCTTCTAAAGATTTCGTATAGCTACGCATAGACAGATCTCCTTTGTTGTAATCTTTTAGTTTTGAAAGAAGGTAGACACTGTCTACCTTTATATCTCCTTACTTAGATAACCATCTAGCTACATCTTTTGCAAAATAAGTAATAATTAAATCAACACCAGCACGCTTCATTCCGATTAACATTTCTTGAACAATTTCTTTCTCATTTATCCAGCCATTTGCAGCAGCTGCTTTAACCATTGAATACTCTCCACTCACGTTATAAGCAACTACAGGAACATTATAATTATTTTTCACATCACGGATAATGTCCATATATGATAGTGCTGGTTTAACGATCAAGAAGTCTGCACCCTCAAGAATGTCTGATTCAGCCTCTCGTAAAGCCTCGGCACGATTTGCCGGGTCCATTTGATACGTTTTACGGTCACCAAATTGTGGAGAACTATGTGCCGCATCACGGAACGGGCCATAAAAAGCAGATGAATACTTAACTGCATATGACATAATTGGTATATGGTGAAACCCAGCTTCATCTAGGCCATAGCGAATAGCTGCTACAAAACCATCCATCATGTTCGACGGTGCGATAATATCAGCACCAGCCTTAGCCTGACTAATTGCTGTTCTAGCTAATAAATCTAAAGTCGGATCATTCAGCACTTGTCCTTCTTCAACAATTCCACAGTGCCCGTGTGACGTGTATTGGCATAGACAAGTATCTGCAATCACAACAAGCTCAGGAAATGACTCTTTAATCACTTTAATTGCTTTTTGAACAATCCCATTATCATGATAGGCTTCAGTTCCTAGCTCATCTTTGTTTGCTGGTACACCAAACACAATAACTGATTTAATACCAAGGTCCACAACTTCTTGCATTTCAGCAATAAGTAGGTCTAATGATAAATGAAACACCTCAGGCATTGAAGCAACAGGATTTTTAATATTTTCACCTTCAACTACAAAAATTGGATAAATTAAATCCTCTTTATGTAAGTATGTTTCTCTAACAAGTCCTCTTAAATTTTCTGTGTGTCGTAATCTTCTATGTCTTGAAAACTGAAGCTCACTCATTTTTATTCCTCCCTTTTCGTGGGTTGATTATAATAATGTACGATTTCTTCTAGTAAGTTATCGGTTGTATAACGACTAGGACAAATTTGTACTTTAAGACCTGCTTCTATAGCTGTTTGTTTTGCAATTGGCCCTATGCACGCAACTACTAATTTATTGATATATTCCCAATCTTCCATCGTGTCAACTAGCTTTAAAAAGTATGTAACAGTAGAAGAACTAGTAAAGGTTACAACATCTATATGCGGTAATTGACTAACTAGCTTTTCTTTCATATTTTCATTAGCCACAGTGTTGTAGACGATTAAATCGTTTACTTTTGCTCCTATTGCTTCAAATTCATGAACTAGTATCTTCCTAGACAAATTTCCTCTAGCCAGCAAAATACGGCTAGTGGAGTTCACATAAGGTTTTAATATATCTATTAACCCCTCTGCTACAAATTCATTAGGAACAATATCTGCTTTATAGCCGAGTGCTAATAATGCTTCAGCTGTCTTTGTACCAACTACCGCAATTCGGGGTAATTGCCGTTCTTCTACAGGCAGCTGCTCAAAAAGTTTAAAAAAGAACTCTACACCATTTTTGCTAGTAAAGACAAGCCAATCAAATGATGAAACCTTTTTTATCTCTTCTAGTAATTCAGTTTCTGCTCGATTTGGATATGTAAATGAAAGGAGTGGAATCTCAATCGGGATCCCACCTGCTTTCCTTATCTTTTCTGAGAAGTCAGAAGCCTGTTCCTTACCTCTAGTTACTAGTATTACCTTTCCATGTAGAGGTTTGGTCTCGTTCATTACTTGTCTAACTCCGCTTTCACCTTATCTATTAGGTCTTTTGCACCAGCCTCAGTAAGTCTATTTGCAACTTCTATTCCTACCTCGATTGGGTTAGTGCCAATAGCCTTTTCTTTATAGATTATTTTTCCGTCTGGTGAACCAACTAAACCTGTAAATACTACTTCATCATTCTCATTTATTTGGGCAAAACCAGCAATCGGCACCTGACATCCACCTTCCATCTTATGAAGAAAAGCTCTTTCAGCAGTTACAGTACGTTCAGTAACTTCATCATTTAAAAGGGAAAGAATTCTATGAATTTCTTGGTCGTCTTCACGACATTCAATTGCAAGGGCACCTTGCCCAACAGCTGGTACACAGTCTTCGTTATCTAGGTATTCTGTTACAACATCATCAGACCAACCCATACGTATCAAACCGGCTGCAGCTAAAATAATTGCATCATAATCTTCATTTTGCAACTTCGCCAAACGTGTATCAATATTCCCACGAATCCATTTTATTTCGATATCATCACGTTTAGCAAGAAGCTGTGCAGAACGTCTTAACGAGCTAGTTCCTACTACAGCTCCTGGCGGAAGGTCATCAAACTTAATATGGTCTTTTGATATCATTACATCGCGATAGTCCTCACGTTTAGGCACACAACCAATCATCAGACCCTCAGGTAATACTGCCGGCATATCCTTCATGCTATGAACTGCCATATCAATTTCTTTATCTATCATTGCTTGCTCAATTTCTTTTACAAAAAGACCCTTACCCCCGACTTTGGATAATGTAACATCAAGAATTATGTCGCCCTTAGTTACAAATTCCTTTACTTCAAATTCACAGTCTGCACCTAACTCTTTTAATTTGTTAATAACCCAATTTGTTTGAGTTAAAGCAAGTTTACTTTTTCGTGATCCAACAATAACTTTTCTCATACCAACTAACCTCCTAATTATGTATACCACATATGAAATCTAGATAAGCTTCCAGATAAGAAATAATTGATTAATAGTACTAAAAATGCAGCTATATTCCATAAAGCTATGGACTTTCCTTGTAGCCCCTGAACAACCCTCTTATATAAATAAAAACTGTACACTGTTATCACAGAAAATGAACCTAATACTTTTGCATCATATAGTTGAAAGTCTTGCAACTTTATGTAAGCCCATAATACTCCTAAAATAAGTGATAGTAAAAGCATTGGTACTCCAATGACATTTAATACATAAGACATGTGGTCAAGTTTTGATAAGTCCTGAATCCGTAATAATTGTTTTCCCCATTTTTTCTTTTTAAGGAGATTGTATTGTATTAAGTACAAAATCGAGAAAACAAATGAAAGGGAAAAAGCTCCATATGATAAAATGGCCATTGTAATATGAATCATCAATAGTTCGGATATTAATTGGCCAGCTTGTGCAGTAGATTCATATTGAACAGGTGCAAATGTATGAAGTGCCATAATAAAGAAACCTAGTATATTTGTAAAAAACACAATAAAATCTACTCGTAATAATCGATTTATTGCTAAGGAGAGAGTAATTAGAACCCATGCATAAAAATAAAGTCCCTCAAAGACAGTTAATATTGGAAATCTTCCCGTTTCAATTACACGATAAATCAAAAAAAACGTTTGAGAAAGCCATACAAATGCAAGTAACCAGAAGGCAGTAAGATTGGCCTTCCGGTTGTTATGTAGAAAATCAATAAAATATAATAACACACTAAGTGCGTATATAATAACCGTTAGTTCATGTAATCTTGTGATATTTAACTCTGTCATGTTAGATTATTTCCTCTCCAAAAAGATTCTAACATCTGATTACTAAGGAAAACTTAGCTATAGAAGTCTATTTACATTTTAGCACTTTTGTCGACTGTGTTTGGTCAATTTAATAAAGATATAAAACCCCACTTTATGCTGTTTAAGTGGGGTTTTTAGCTACATTATTGAACAAGTACTCAGTGAAAAGCCGCACCTTTATTAAGATTGTAGGGAAGCCTGTCTAACAGGAATAGATAAAGTTTCTTGTTTCCCAATACTAACACTTGCTTGTGCACTCTGTTCAGCCTTAACAGATTCTTCTATATCAAAAATTTTCATAAAGAGTTTCAGTGATTCTTCAGCATTTGGCTCAGCAGCAATTTCTTTTGCTCGAAGAATTGGATCTTTTAACAACTGATTTATAATACTTTTCGTGTGTTTATTAAGCACTTTTTTCTCACGTTCTGTCAAGTTAGGCATCTTACGCTCTATACTCTCCATCGTCTCTGCTTGAATAGCCAGAGCCTTATTGCGAAGTGCAGAAATTACAGGCACAACTCCAAGTGTATTTATCCAGTTCTTAAATTCAATAATCTCTGCTTCAATCATAATCTCGATCACTTCGGCAGCCTTTTGACGTTCTTGCATATTGGCTTCAACAATGCCTTCTAAATCATCGATATCATATAAAAAGACGCTGTCTAAATCCGCTAAGCTTGGGTCAAGGTCCCTAGGTACAGCTATATCTACCATGAATAATGGACGCCCTTTTCTTAATCGTTCAACATGGACCATCATATCCTTGGTGATAACAAAGTCCTTTGCACCAGTTGAACTAATCATAATATCAGCATCAATCAAAGCACACTGTAATTCGGCAATTGACTTTGCTTCTCCAGCAAAGCGTTCCGCTAAACTTTGTGCTTTTTCGAATGTACGATTAATA is a window of Cytobacillus luteolus DNA encoding:
- a CDS encoding valine--tRNA ligase, whose translation is MMENEQTMSTKYDPTTIEANRYEYWLKGKFFEATNDPQKEPYTIVIPPPNVTGKLHLGHAWDTTLQDILTRIKRMQGYDVLWLPGMDHAGIATQAKVEGKLREEGKSRYDLGREKFLEESWKWKEEYAGHIREQWAKLGLGLDYTRERFTLDEGLSKAVREVFVSLYKKGLIYRGEYIINWDPATKTALSDIEVIYKDVQGAFYHMRYPLADGSGHIEVATTRPETMLGDTAIAVHPEDERYKHLIGKKVILPIVGREIEIVGDDYVDMEFGSGAVKITPAHDPNDFEIGNRHNLERVLVMNEDGTMNANAGEYQGLDRFECRKKIVKDLQEAGVLFKIEDHLHSVGHSERSGAVVEPYLSTQWFVKMQPLADKAIELQSKEEKVNFVPDRFEKTYLRWMENIRDWCISRQLWWGHRIPAWYHKETGEVYVDHEPPTDIENWEQDNDVLDTWFSSALWPFSTMGWPDVESADYKRYYPTNVLVTGYDIIFFWVSRMIFQGLEFTEKRPFDDVLIHGLVRDAEGRKMSKSLGNGVDPMEVIAEYGADSLRYFLSTGSSPGQDLRFSIEKVEATWNFANKIWNASRFALMNMDGLAYDEIDLTGEKSVADKWILTRLNETIENVTKLVDKYEFGEVGRLLYNFIWDDFCDWYIEMAKLPLYGENESAKKTTRSILAYVLDNTMRLLHPFMPFITEEIWQNLPHQGESITVAEWPTVNEQFTDKQAASDMRLLVDVIRAVRNIRAEVNTPMSKQIKLQIKAKDESILQQLETNRSYLQRFCNTSELIIATTVQSTEKSMTAVVTGAELILPLEGLINIDEEVKRLNKELEKLDKEVERVQKKLSNEGFVKKAPAQVIEEERAKESDYIEKRDAVRARIEELKS
- the ysxE gene encoding spore coat protein YsxE, whose product is MTENLINYYGPILNRYNLKADFIEEFGKVKKVYTKNGVFALKTISAKRALEFPTIIRKLYKSGYTKIVPIHATVDNHFLTLFDNKYHYLMPWYSNELGEERDDRHQLLFKELARLHSYSSKEFEVVEQEISEHHRFHIEQWDRRKEFLESFITKCENKWYMSPFELQFCSIYHDTVQGSNFAYMKLEEWYEQMKETKKNRTVLNHGKVSVRHFLFDKNGSGYFCNLEDSKVGTPVNDLVLFFYRTLHTYPIQSYDCFEWLSTYRKYYPLKEEELLLFLSYMAFPEPIYRCVYKYENSKNSMSERQFVASLQRAYWQMKNIEFFLTTIVEDERRRKAQEELELNQEENQSHT
- the spoVID gene encoding stage VI sporulation protein D is translated as MASDNQSCLRFSVEESVWFQKGQEVSELVSITLDPDIVIQEHDQYVSIRGALQLSGEYRIDENRSEDEEPRDYTALRVVNEITTREDGVSELKHRFPVDVTIPKNRIQNLDDVYVAIDSFDYELPRYGCLQLVADLSISGIYGSQQSVPSLENEQEDRYDTKVVNNENENDNNLSSNEDEHSPFVASREWNEEKEDTTYARNEEQETEELEELSPVVSEQEDASENEEPEEESDLYTPFEIEGRKEAYHEDLDDANEVVEEAVEEVKQPVMQIGMKSRAEDNQNWAPQEREKEKVAANMKDAPTYDGEQEQQPAGKRSENALYLTKIFARDDDEDFTKMKICIAQQGDTLDIIAERYEVNVQHLLRANDIDLNHDVSEGQLLYIPVTVSKK
- the hemL gene encoding glutamate-1-semialdehyde 2,1-aminomutase, with the translated sequence MRSYTKSLEAFKEAGKLMPGGVNSPVRAFKQVNMDPIFIERGEGSKIYDIDGNEYIDYVLSWGPLIHGHSNPRVVEAIKKVTERGTSFGAPTLIENEMAKLVIERVPSIEVVRMVSSGTEATMSALRLARGYTKRNKIMKFEGCYHGHGDSLLIKAGSGVATLGLPDSPGVPESVAQNTITVPYNDLESVRYAFEQYGEDIACIIVEPVAGNMGVVTPKAGFLEELRSITEQYGSLLIFDEVMTGFRVDYHCAQGYYGVTPDLTCLGKVIGGGLPVGAYGGKAEIMQQVAPSGPIYQAGTLSGNPLAMTAGYETLLQLTPESYKEFSRKADRLIEGLKSAAEKYNVPCAFTRAGSMVGYFFNDQEVTNYDQAKKSNLEYFAAYFKEMANQGIFLPPSQFEGMFLSTAHTDEDIEKTIQAAENSFAILNK
- the hemB gene encoding porphobilinogen synthase, which codes for MSELQFSRHRRLRHTENLRGLVRETYLHKEDLIYPIFVVEGENIKNPVASMPEVFHLSLDLLIAEMQEVVDLGIKSVIVFGVPANKDELGTEAYHDNGIVQKAIKVIKESFPELVVIADTCLCQYTSHGHCGIVEEGQVLNDPTLDLLARTAISQAKAGADIIAPSNMMDGFVAAIRYGLDEAGFHHIPIMSYAVKYSSAFYGPFRDAAHSSPQFGDRKTYQMDPANRAEALREAESDILEGADFLIVKPALSYMDIIRDVKNNYNVPVVAYNVSGEYSMVKAAAANGWINEKEIVQEMLIGMKRAGVDLIITYFAKDVARWLSK
- a CDS encoding uroporphyrinogen-III synthase codes for the protein MNETKPLHGKVILVTRGKEQASDFSEKIRKAGGIPIEIPLLSFTYPNRAETELLEEIKKVSSFDWLVFTSKNGVEFFFKLFEQLPVEERQLPRIAVVGTKTAEALLALGYKADIVPNEFVAEGLIDILKPYVNSTSRILLARGNLSRKILVHEFEAIGAKVNDLIVYNTVANENMKEKLVSQLPHIDVVTFTSSSTVTYFLKLVDTMEDWEYINKLVVACIGPIAKQTAIEAGLKVQICPSRYTTDNLLEEIVHYYNQPTKREE
- the hemC gene encoding hydroxymethylbilane synthase, producing the protein MRKVIVGSRKSKLALTQTNWVINKLKELGADCEFEVKEFVTKGDIILDVTLSKVGGKGLFVKEIEQAMIDKEIDMAVHSMKDMPAVLPEGLMIGCVPKREDYRDVMISKDHIKFDDLPPGAVVGTSSLRRSAQLLAKRDDIEIKWIRGNIDTRLAKLQNEDYDAIILAAAGLIRMGWSDDVVTEYLDNEDCVPAVGQGALAIECREDDQEIHRILSLLNDEVTERTVTAERAFLHKMEGGCQVPIAGFAQINENDEVVFTGLVGSPDGKIIYKEKAIGTNPIEVGIEVANRLTEAGAKDLIDKVKAELDK